Proteins from one Telopea speciosissima isolate NSW1024214 ecotype Mountain lineage chromosome 1, Tspe_v1, whole genome shotgun sequence genomic window:
- the LOC122645023 gene encoding polyadenylate-binding protein 3-like isoform X2, with product MANAPPTAVQPIQQQSPQQQQTQVQTAGGALVNASLYVGDLDPSVGEAQLYDLFNHIAPVVSVRVCRDQIRRVSLGYAYVNFNTSQDASSALEALNFTPINGKPIRIMFSHRDPSIRKSGYANVFIKNLDTSIDNKALHDTFAAFGTVLSCKVATDSNGQSKGYGFVQFDAEEAAENAIKRLNGMLINDKLVYVGLFVRRQERDHANGSPKFTNVYVKNLSDTTTDEDLQKIFGKYGPITSAVVMRDANGNSRCFGFVNFKNTDDAASAVENLNGTTFNDDNVWYVGRALRKAEREAELKAKYEQERNGWLEKLQGANLYLKNLDDSINDEKLKELFSEFGTITSCKIMLDPQGLSKGSGFVAFSTPEEASRAVSEMNGKMIGRKPLYVAVAQRKEERKARLQAQFSQMRAPGGMAPVASGIPGFHPGPRLAPQQLYFGQGTGLIPPQPAGYGFQQQLLPGIRPGVAPNFLLPYHLQRQGQPGQRMGVRRGGTPQQMQQQQLMQRNANQGFRYMPNAHNGVDPALVPQGLMGPMVHLPLDASGVPVAPMEASRPGLVPIQTLASALASATPEQQRMMLGEQLFPLVERLEPDVAGKVTGMLLEMDQTEVLHLIESPDALKKKVAEAMDVLRLAATGSDAADQLGSLSLNE from the exons ATGGCGAATGCTCCTCCAACTGCCGTTCAGCCAATCCAACAACAGTCTCCCCAGCAGCAACAGACGCAAGTACAGACTGCCGGAGGAGCATTAGTCAATGCTTCGCTTTACGTTGGGGATCTCGACCCGTCAGTTGGCGAAGCCCAACTGTATGATCTCTTTAACCATATTGCTCCAGTCGTATCGGTTAGGGTATGCAGGGATCAGATCAGGAGGGTCTCTCTTGGTTATGCTTATGTCAATTTCAACACCTCTCAGGATG CTAGTAGCGCATTGGAGGCTTTGAATTTTACGCCCATCAATGGGAAACCAATAAGGATTATGTTCTCTCATCGAGATCCTAGTATTCGGAAAAGTGGATATGCTAATGTATTTATTAAGAACCTGGACACATCGATAGATAACAAAGCATTGCATGACACCTTTGCTGCTTTTGGTACTGTCCTCTCTTGCAAGGTGGCCACTGATAGCAATGGTCAGTCAAAAGGATATGGATTTGTACAGTTTGATGCAGAGGAAGCTGCAGAAAATGCCATCAAACGGTTGAATGGGATGCTGATAAATGATAAACTAGTCTATGTTGGTCTTTTTGTTCGCCGTCAAGAAAGAGATCATGCGAATGGTTCTCCAAAGTTTACTAACGTATATGTAAAAAATTTGTCTGACACAACTACTGATGAAGACCTTCAGAAAATTTTTGGCAAGTATGGTCCCATCACTAGTGCGGTTGTTATGAGGGATGCAAATGGAAATTCTAGATGCTTTGGTTTTGTTAATTTTAAGAACACAGATGACGCTGCTTCTGCTGTTGAGAACTTGAATGGAACTACTTTTAATGATGACAATGTTTGGTACGTTGGGAGGGCTCTGAGGAAAGCTGAAAGAGAGGCTGAGTTGAAGGCCAAATATGAACAGGAAAGAAATGGTTGGCTGGAAAAACTTCAAGGGGCCAACTTATATCTGAAAAATCTAGATGATAGTATCAATGATGAAAAATTGAAGGAGTTGTTTTCAGAATTTGGAACTATTACATCCTGCAAG ATTATGCTTGATCCACAAGGTCTGAGCAAGGGATCTGGTTTTGTTGCATTTTCTACCCCCGAGGAAGCTAGTAGAGCT gttaGTGAAATGAATGGGAAGATGATTGGACGGAAACCTCTTTATGTCGCTGTGGCTCAacggaaggaagaaagaaaggcaagGCTTCAG GCACAGTTTTCTCAGATGCGGGCTCCTGGTGGAATGGCGCCTGTGGCTTCGGGTATACCTGGATTTCACCCTGGGCCTAGGCTTGCCCCTCAGCAGTTGTATTTTGGTCAAGGTACTGGTCTTATTCCACCGCAGCCTGCAGGATATGGCTTCCAGCAGCAACTCTTGCCTGGGATTCGTCCTGGCGTTGCTCCAAATTTTTTATTGCCATACCACCTTCAGAGGCAAGGACAACCTGGACAGCGGATGGGTGTAAGGAGGGGTGGAACCCCACAGCAaatgcagcagcagc AGTTGATGCAGCGTAATGCAAATCAAGGATTTAGATACATGCCAAATGCACATAACGGGGTGGACCCAGCTTTGGTACCTCAGGGGCTTATGGGTCCAATGGTGCATTTGCCGCTGGATGCGTCTGGGGTGCCTGTGGCTCCAATGGAGGCATCACGACCTGGACTAGTTCCCATTCAAACACTTGCTTCTGCCTTGGCTTCAGCAACCCCAGAGCAACAACGCATG ATGCTGGGGGAGCAATTATTTCCTCTTGTCGAACGCCTCGAGCCTGATGTTGCTGGAAAAGTCACTGGTATGTTACTGGAGATGGATCAAACAGAGGTCCTTCATCTCATAGAATCACCAGATGCTCTGAAGAAAAAAGTTGCAGAGGCAATGGATGTTCTCCGACTAGCAGCTACAGGATCAGACGCTGCTGACCAGCTTGGTTCATTGTCGCTGAACGAGTGA
- the LOC122645023 gene encoding polyadenylate-binding protein 3-like isoform X1 produces MANAPPTAVQPIQQQSPQQQQTQVQTAGGALVNASLYVGDLDPSVGEAQLYDLFNHIAPVVSVRVCRDQIRRVSLGYAYVNFNTSQDASSALEALNFTPINGKPIRIMFSHRDPSIRKSGYANVFIKNLDTSIDNKALHDTFAAFGTVLSCKVATDSNGQSKGYGFVQFDAEEAAENAIKRLNGMLINDKLVYVGLFVRRQERDHANGSPKFTNVYVKNLSDTTTDEDLQKIFGKYGPITSAVVMRDANGNSRCFGFVNFKNTDDAASAVENLNGTTFNDDNVWYVGRALRKAEREAELKAKYEQERNGWLEKLQGANLYLKNLDDSINDEKLKELFSEFGTITSCKIMLDPQGLSKGSGFVAFSTPEEASRAVSEMNGKMIGRKPLYVAVAQRKEERKARLQAQFSQMRAPGGMAPVASGIPGFHPGPRLAPQQLYFGQGTGLIPPQPAGYGFQQQLLPGIRPGVAPNFLLPYHLQRQGQPGQRMGVRRGGTPQQMQQQQQQLMQRNANQGFRYMPNAHNGVDPALVPQGLMGPMVHLPLDASGVPVAPMEASRPGLVPIQTLASALASATPEQQRMMLGEQLFPLVERLEPDVAGKVTGMLLEMDQTEVLHLIESPDALKKKVAEAMDVLRLAATGSDAADQLGSLSLNE; encoded by the exons ATGGCGAATGCTCCTCCAACTGCCGTTCAGCCAATCCAACAACAGTCTCCCCAGCAGCAACAGACGCAAGTACAGACTGCCGGAGGAGCATTAGTCAATGCTTCGCTTTACGTTGGGGATCTCGACCCGTCAGTTGGCGAAGCCCAACTGTATGATCTCTTTAACCATATTGCTCCAGTCGTATCGGTTAGGGTATGCAGGGATCAGATCAGGAGGGTCTCTCTTGGTTATGCTTATGTCAATTTCAACACCTCTCAGGATG CTAGTAGCGCATTGGAGGCTTTGAATTTTACGCCCATCAATGGGAAACCAATAAGGATTATGTTCTCTCATCGAGATCCTAGTATTCGGAAAAGTGGATATGCTAATGTATTTATTAAGAACCTGGACACATCGATAGATAACAAAGCATTGCATGACACCTTTGCTGCTTTTGGTACTGTCCTCTCTTGCAAGGTGGCCACTGATAGCAATGGTCAGTCAAAAGGATATGGATTTGTACAGTTTGATGCAGAGGAAGCTGCAGAAAATGCCATCAAACGGTTGAATGGGATGCTGATAAATGATAAACTAGTCTATGTTGGTCTTTTTGTTCGCCGTCAAGAAAGAGATCATGCGAATGGTTCTCCAAAGTTTACTAACGTATATGTAAAAAATTTGTCTGACACAACTACTGATGAAGACCTTCAGAAAATTTTTGGCAAGTATGGTCCCATCACTAGTGCGGTTGTTATGAGGGATGCAAATGGAAATTCTAGATGCTTTGGTTTTGTTAATTTTAAGAACACAGATGACGCTGCTTCTGCTGTTGAGAACTTGAATGGAACTACTTTTAATGATGACAATGTTTGGTACGTTGGGAGGGCTCTGAGGAAAGCTGAAAGAGAGGCTGAGTTGAAGGCCAAATATGAACAGGAAAGAAATGGTTGGCTGGAAAAACTTCAAGGGGCCAACTTATATCTGAAAAATCTAGATGATAGTATCAATGATGAAAAATTGAAGGAGTTGTTTTCAGAATTTGGAACTATTACATCCTGCAAG ATTATGCTTGATCCACAAGGTCTGAGCAAGGGATCTGGTTTTGTTGCATTTTCTACCCCCGAGGAAGCTAGTAGAGCT gttaGTGAAATGAATGGGAAGATGATTGGACGGAAACCTCTTTATGTCGCTGTGGCTCAacggaaggaagaaagaaaggcaagGCTTCAG GCACAGTTTTCTCAGATGCGGGCTCCTGGTGGAATGGCGCCTGTGGCTTCGGGTATACCTGGATTTCACCCTGGGCCTAGGCTTGCCCCTCAGCAGTTGTATTTTGGTCAAGGTACTGGTCTTATTCCACCGCAGCCTGCAGGATATGGCTTCCAGCAGCAACTCTTGCCTGGGATTCGTCCTGGCGTTGCTCCAAATTTTTTATTGCCATACCACCTTCAGAGGCAAGGACAACCTGGACAGCGGATGGGTGTAAGGAGGGGTGGAACCCCACAGCAaatgcagcagcagcagcagcag TTGATGCAGCGTAATGCAAATCAAGGATTTAGATACATGCCAAATGCACATAACGGGGTGGACCCAGCTTTGGTACCTCAGGGGCTTATGGGTCCAATGGTGCATTTGCCGCTGGATGCGTCTGGGGTGCCTGTGGCTCCAATGGAGGCATCACGACCTGGACTAGTTCCCATTCAAACACTTGCTTCTGCCTTGGCTTCAGCAACCCCAGAGCAACAACGCATG ATGCTGGGGGAGCAATTATTTCCTCTTGTCGAACGCCTCGAGCCTGATGTTGCTGGAAAAGTCACTGGTATGTTACTGGAGATGGATCAAACAGAGGTCCTTCATCTCATAGAATCACCAGATGCTCTGAAGAAAAAAGTTGCAGAGGCAATGGATGTTCTCCGACTAGCAGCTACAGGATCAGACGCTGCTGACCAGCTTGGTTCATTGTCGCTGAACGAGTGA
- the LOC122645023 gene encoding polyadenylate-binding protein 3-like isoform X3 — protein MANAPPTAVQPIQQQSPQQQQTQVQTAGGALVNASLYVGDLDPSVGEAQLYDLFNHIAPVVSVRVCRDQIRRVSLGYAYVNFNTSQDASSALEALNFTPINGKPIRIMFSHRDPSIRKSGYANVFIKNLDTSIDNKALHDTFAAFGTVLSCKVATDSNGQSKGYGFVQFDAEEAAENAIKRLNGMLINDKLVYVGLFVRRQERDHANGSPKFTNVYVKNLSDTTTDEDLQKIFGKYGPITSAVVMRDANGNSRCFGFVNFKNTDDAASAVENLNGTTFNDDNVWYVGRALRKAEREAELKAKYEQERNGWLEKLQGANLYLKNLDDSINDEKLKELFSEFGTITSCKIMLDPQGLSKGSGFVAFSTPEEASRAVSEMNGKMIGRKPLYVAVAQRKEERKARLQAQFSQMRAPGGMAPVASGIPGFHPGPRLAPQQLYFGQGTGLIPPQPAGYGFQQQLLPGIRPGVAPNFLLPYHLQRQGQPGQRMGVRRGGTPQQMQQQQRNANQGFRYMPNAHNGVDPALVPQGLMGPMVHLPLDASGVPVAPMEASRPGLVPIQTLASALASATPEQQRMMLGEQLFPLVERLEPDVAGKVTGMLLEMDQTEVLHLIESPDALKKKVAEAMDVLRLAATGSDAADQLGSLSLNE, from the exons ATGGCGAATGCTCCTCCAACTGCCGTTCAGCCAATCCAACAACAGTCTCCCCAGCAGCAACAGACGCAAGTACAGACTGCCGGAGGAGCATTAGTCAATGCTTCGCTTTACGTTGGGGATCTCGACCCGTCAGTTGGCGAAGCCCAACTGTATGATCTCTTTAACCATATTGCTCCAGTCGTATCGGTTAGGGTATGCAGGGATCAGATCAGGAGGGTCTCTCTTGGTTATGCTTATGTCAATTTCAACACCTCTCAGGATG CTAGTAGCGCATTGGAGGCTTTGAATTTTACGCCCATCAATGGGAAACCAATAAGGATTATGTTCTCTCATCGAGATCCTAGTATTCGGAAAAGTGGATATGCTAATGTATTTATTAAGAACCTGGACACATCGATAGATAACAAAGCATTGCATGACACCTTTGCTGCTTTTGGTACTGTCCTCTCTTGCAAGGTGGCCACTGATAGCAATGGTCAGTCAAAAGGATATGGATTTGTACAGTTTGATGCAGAGGAAGCTGCAGAAAATGCCATCAAACGGTTGAATGGGATGCTGATAAATGATAAACTAGTCTATGTTGGTCTTTTTGTTCGCCGTCAAGAAAGAGATCATGCGAATGGTTCTCCAAAGTTTACTAACGTATATGTAAAAAATTTGTCTGACACAACTACTGATGAAGACCTTCAGAAAATTTTTGGCAAGTATGGTCCCATCACTAGTGCGGTTGTTATGAGGGATGCAAATGGAAATTCTAGATGCTTTGGTTTTGTTAATTTTAAGAACACAGATGACGCTGCTTCTGCTGTTGAGAACTTGAATGGAACTACTTTTAATGATGACAATGTTTGGTACGTTGGGAGGGCTCTGAGGAAAGCTGAAAGAGAGGCTGAGTTGAAGGCCAAATATGAACAGGAAAGAAATGGTTGGCTGGAAAAACTTCAAGGGGCCAACTTATATCTGAAAAATCTAGATGATAGTATCAATGATGAAAAATTGAAGGAGTTGTTTTCAGAATTTGGAACTATTACATCCTGCAAG ATTATGCTTGATCCACAAGGTCTGAGCAAGGGATCTGGTTTTGTTGCATTTTCTACCCCCGAGGAAGCTAGTAGAGCT gttaGTGAAATGAATGGGAAGATGATTGGACGGAAACCTCTTTATGTCGCTGTGGCTCAacggaaggaagaaagaaaggcaagGCTTCAG GCACAGTTTTCTCAGATGCGGGCTCCTGGTGGAATGGCGCCTGTGGCTTCGGGTATACCTGGATTTCACCCTGGGCCTAGGCTTGCCCCTCAGCAGTTGTATTTTGGTCAAGGTACTGGTCTTATTCCACCGCAGCCTGCAGGATATGGCTTCCAGCAGCAACTCTTGCCTGGGATTCGTCCTGGCGTTGCTCCAAATTTTTTATTGCCATACCACCTTCAGAGGCAAGGACAACCTGGACAGCGGATGGGTGTAAGGAGGGGTGGAACCCCACAGCAaatgcagcagca GCAGCGTAATGCAAATCAAGGATTTAGATACATGCCAAATGCACATAACGGGGTGGACCCAGCTTTGGTACCTCAGGGGCTTATGGGTCCAATGGTGCATTTGCCGCTGGATGCGTCTGGGGTGCCTGTGGCTCCAATGGAGGCATCACGACCTGGACTAGTTCCCATTCAAACACTTGCTTCTGCCTTGGCTTCAGCAACCCCAGAGCAACAACGCATG ATGCTGGGGGAGCAATTATTTCCTCTTGTCGAACGCCTCGAGCCTGATGTTGCTGGAAAAGTCACTGGTATGTTACTGGAGATGGATCAAACAGAGGTCCTTCATCTCATAGAATCACCAGATGCTCTGAAGAAAAAAGTTGCAGAGGCAATGGATGTTCTCCGACTAGCAGCTACAGGATCAGACGCTGCTGACCAGCTTGGTTCATTGTCGCTGAACGAGTGA